A stretch of Labilibaculum sp. DW002 DNA encodes these proteins:
- a CDS encoding energy-coupling factor ABC transporter permease: protein MGKKLFVLLAFLVPFQGFSMHIMEGYLPAAWSIFWTVVYLPFFVWGVKVIQKKVKKHPELKMLFALAAAFAFVLSALKLPSVTGSSSHPTGVGLGTLLFGPIAMSVLGVLVLIFQVLLLAHGGITTLGANAFSMALAGPLVTFGIYKLCAKLKCNRSVSIFLAASLGDLATYTVTAIQLALAHPDTHTGFAGAFVKFASIFSLTQIPIAIVEGLVTVLVMNILIKTIPNWDGLKFNFQTSKS, encoded by the coding sequence ATGGGAAAAAAGCTATTTGTTTTACTGGCATTTTTAGTTCCTTTTCAGGGATTTAGTATGCACATCATGGAAGGTTATCTGCCTGCTGCATGGTCTATTTTCTGGACTGTTGTTTACCTGCCATTTTTTGTTTGGGGTGTTAAGGTGATTCAAAAGAAAGTGAAAAAACATCCAGAATTGAAAATGTTGTTTGCATTGGCAGCGGCTTTTGCATTTGTTTTGTCGGCACTAAAATTGCCATCGGTAACAGGCAGTAGTTCGCATCCGACTGGAGTCGGTTTGGGAACCTTGCTTTTTGGACCAATTGCCATGAGTGTTTTGGGTGTTTTGGTGCTGATTTTTCAGGTTTTACTATTGGCACATGGAGGTATTACAACTTTAGGCGCCAATGCTTTTTCGATGGCTTTGGCAGGTCCTTTGGTAACTTTCGGAATTTATAAATTGTGTGCCAAATTAAAGTGTAATCGATCTGTATCTATCTTTTTAGCTGCTAGTTTAGGCGATTTAGCAACCTATACGGTTACCGCAATTCAGCTCGCTTTGGCGCATCCTGATACACACACAGGTTTTGCAGGTGCATTTGTGAAGTTTGCTTCTATTTTTAGCTTAACGCAGATTCCGATTGCCATTGTAGAAGGTTTAGTAACTGTTTTGGTTATGAATATCTTAATTAAAACAATACCGAATTGGGACGGGTTGAAATTTAACTTCCAAACATCTAAATCCTAG
- a CDS encoding energy-coupling factor ABC transporter substrate-binding protein — protein MKKYIQKNQNIFLLLAIIAIVIGVFAYVGESEFGGSDGHAEEYITQANPDYEPWFSSIWEPPGSEIESLLFALQAAIGAGVICYVIGYYKGRRATISK, from the coding sequence ATGAAGAAATACATTCAGAAAAATCAAAATATTTTTTTGTTGCTAGCAATAATTGCAATTGTTATCGGGGTTTTTGCCTATGTAGGTGAATCTGAATTTGGTGGCTCCGATGGTCATGCTGAAGAGTACATTACGCAAGCAAATCCCGATTATGAACCTTGGTTTTCGAGCATATGGGAACCACCGGGATCAGAAATTGAAAGCTTGCTTTTTGCATTGCAAGCAGCAATTGGTGCTGGCGTAATTTGCTACGTGATTGGGTATTACAAAGGGCGGCGAGCAACGATTTCAAAATGA
- a CDS encoding CbiQ family ECF transporter T component → MEKFALFMVLLNAALLSGNSYLHLFLILFISLGFFAHGLGFLKLIRLLALPFGFIVLGSISIAFSLHADPESSLFCFDTMDLCIGLEEAGLNKALSLFMKAMAAVMALNYLILSCSLSEINDIGRRLRIPLILRELFVLTYRYISLLFSFTNQVHISQRNRLGYVNRKKSVLSIGMLFSSVFIKSLLFSNRSLEALQSRGYDGEFYFNEQNMPIRLKQVLLLILLGILLIVIHFVTSI, encoded by the coding sequence ATGGAGAAATTTGCCCTTTTTATGGTGCTTCTAAATGCTGCTTTGCTTTCGGGGAATTCTTATTTACACTTGTTTCTTATTCTGTTTATTTCTCTTGGCTTTTTTGCGCATGGTCTTGGTTTTCTAAAATTGATTCGTCTGCTTGCTTTGCCATTTGGTTTTATTGTTTTAGGTAGTATTTCCATTGCTTTTTCTTTGCACGCCGATCCTGAAAGTAGTTTGTTTTGTTTCGACACAATGGACTTATGCATTGGTTTGGAGGAAGCTGGATTAAACAAAGCACTTTCCTTGTTTATGAAAGCAATGGCCGCAGTTATGGCTCTTAATTACTTAATTTTATCTTGTTCCTTATCAGAAATTAATGATATCGGTAGGAGATTGCGGATTCCGCTTATTTTGCGCGAGTTGTTTGTCCTGACGTATCGTTACATATCACTTTTATTTTCATTCACCAACCAGGTTCATATATCGCAACGCAACCGACTTGGATATGTGAATCGAAAGAAGTCGGTTTTATCGATTGGGATGTTATTTTCTTCGGTGTTTATTAAGAGTCTTTTGTTTTCGAACAGAAGTTTGGAGGCACTTCAATCTCGAGGATACGATGGTGAGTTCTACTTTAATGAACAAAATATGCCGATAAGACTAAAACAAGTGCTTTTATTAATCTTATTGGGAATTTTATTAATCGTTATACACTTTGTCACTTCTATTTGA
- a CDS encoding energy-coupling factor ABC transporter ATP-binding protein, translating to MIQLKNIQYTYPEGTKGLEDVSLTIESGSKVAFLGENGAGKSSLFLVINGIHKPQKGEFILDEARFKFTNKERKQMARKIGYVFQDPDVQLFAASVYEDIAFGPFNLGLNKKEIDARVEKNLNLLGIQDLKDKAPHQLSYGQKKQVAVAGVLAMEPEIILFDEPFAWLDNRHKQIMNDIIDDLNQQGKTVLISTHNPDFAFEWADKVVLMKEGRIIAADSPEKTMCNKTLMQEIGMELPLVVQLAEKMGIDSYSRSIKALLQEV from the coding sequence ATGATTCAACTTAAAAACATACAATACACATATCCGGAAGGAACAAAAGGTCTAGAAGATGTTTCATTGACTATAGAATCGGGAAGTAAAGTGGCTTTTCTGGGTGAGAATGGAGCAGGGAAGTCTTCTCTATTTTTGGTGATAAATGGAATTCATAAGCCTCAGAAGGGAGAGTTCATTTTGGATGAGGCTCGATTTAAGTTTACGAATAAGGAACGCAAACAAATGGCCCGAAAAATTGGTTATGTGTTTCAGGATCCTGATGTGCAGTTGTTTGCTGCTAGTGTGTACGAGGATATTGCTTTTGGACCCTTTAATTTAGGATTGAATAAAAAGGAGATTGACGCTAGAGTAGAGAAAAATTTGAATTTGTTGGGAATTCAGGACTTGAAAGATAAAGCACCACATCAATTGAGTTACGGACAAAAGAAACAGGTTGCTGTAGCTGGAGTGCTTGCTATGGAACCGGAAATTATTTTGTTTGATGAGCCATTTGCCTGGTTGGATAATCGCCACAAGCAGATTATGAATGATATTATTGATGATTTGAACCAGCAAGGCAAGACCGTGCTGATTTCAACGCACAATCCTGATTTTGCTTTTGAATGGGCGGATAAGGTTGTATTGATGAAAGAGGGGAGAATTATTGCTGCAGATTCTCCAGAGAAAACCATGTGCAACAAAACATTGATGCAGGAAATTGGAATGGAATTACCTTTGGTTGTGCAATTGGCAGAAAAAATGGGAATTGATTCTTATTCTCGATCAATAAAAGCTTTATTACAAGAAGTTTAA
- a CDS encoding glycosyltransferase family 4 protein, with protein MNILQIIPGSGGSFYCGNCLRDDKFHLAMKKQGHDVTKIPMYLPLFSDEHDLNDMPVFYGAISIYLKQLYPIFRNAPAWVDRLLNSRPMLKLAASMAGSTSAKGLEEMTVSMLMGDEGAQKEELNRMVSWMAEYLKPDVIHLSNALLLGLAPKLREEFPNATLVCSLQDEDVWVDAMKDSFRDKIWALMSTKSEYIDGFIGVSNFYSKVSIDKMKISKEKVFTNHLGVDPDEYKCTQPNKKARNIGYISRMCEANGFDIMVDAFIELKKDADFSDVKLILTGGSTGDDKPILKQMRLKLKEANLLEQVEFHEDFDGDGRHDFFRKVRMISVPVRNGEAFGLYLLESMASGVPVVQPKLGAFPEIIEKSKGGIIYKENTPEELAKALKALLSNEDQLLELSSNAKNGVEKEFNIYKQADNLIDIYHQLKKN; from the coding sequence ATGAACATTCTTCAGATTATACCGGGTTCTGGTGGTAGCTTCTATTGTGGTAATTGCTTGCGCGATGATAAATTTCACCTAGCAATGAAAAAGCAAGGACATGATGTGACCAAAATCCCCATGTACCTCCCTTTATTTTCTGATGAGCATGACCTAAACGATATGCCTGTTTTTTATGGTGCCATTAGCATTTACTTAAAACAGTTGTATCCTATTTTTCGAAATGCACCAGCTTGGGTCGATCGCCTACTAAATTCACGGCCAATGTTAAAATTGGCTGCAAGTATGGCTGGTTCAACCAGTGCAAAAGGTCTGGAAGAAATGACCGTCTCAATGCTAATGGGTGATGAAGGAGCTCAAAAAGAAGAACTGAACCGAATGGTGAGTTGGATGGCGGAATACCTAAAGCCAGATGTGATTCACTTATCTAATGCCCTTCTTTTGGGATTGGCTCCAAAATTAAGAGAAGAATTTCCGAATGCCACTCTCGTTTGCTCTTTACAGGATGAAGATGTTTGGGTAGATGCTATGAAAGATTCTTTCCGAGATAAAATTTGGGCTCTTATGAGTACCAAATCGGAATACATTGATGGCTTTATTGGTGTGAGCAATTTCTATTCGAAAGTATCCATCGATAAAATGAAGATTAGCAAAGAAAAGGTATTTACGAACCATTTGGGTGTTGATCCGGATGAGTACAAATGCACCCAGCCAAATAAGAAGGCACGAAACATTGGCTACATCTCACGAATGTGCGAGGCAAATGGTTTCGACATAATGGTTGATGCCTTTATCGAACTCAAAAAAGATGCTGATTTTAGTGATGTTAAATTGATTTTAACTGGAGGCTCAACGGGCGATGACAAGCCTATTTTGAAGCAAATGAGGCTAAAACTAAAAGAGGCAAATTTACTAGAACAAGTTGAATTCCATGAAGATTTTGATGGAGATGGAAGACACGATTTTTTCAGAAAAGTACGTATGATTTCAGTGCCTGTGCGAAACGGAGAAGCTTTTGGCTTGTACTTATTGGAAAGTATGGCTTCTGGTGTTCCTGTTGTGCAACCAAAGCTTGGTGCCTTTCCGGAGATTATTGAAAAATCAAAAGGCGGTATCATCTACAAAGAAAATACACCTGAAGAATTAGCCAAAGCTTTAAAAGCTCTTCTTAGCAATGAAGATCAATTGCTAGAACTTTCTTCTAATGCGAAAAATGGTGTCGAAAAAGAATTCAACATCTACAAACAAGCGGATAATTTAATTGACATCTACCATCAACTAAAGAAGAATTAA
- the mazG gene encoding nucleoside triphosphate pyrophosphohydrolase, giving the protein MDRKLKAFEELLHIMDELRLKCPWDKKQTLESLRTLTIEETYELADAILKDDKEEIKKELGDLLLHIVFYAKIGSETKDFNIADVCKGISEKLIYRHPHIFSDVQVTNAREVEENWEQLKLKEKGGKGTVLEGVPQSLPAMVKANRIQDKVRGVGFDWEEKEQVWDKVKEEISELENEIKAGNQDKIEQEFGDLFFSLINTARLYGVNPENALERTNQKFTKRFNYLESQTMGLGRNLKEMSLEEMDVIWEEAKQFDK; this is encoded by the coding sequence ATGGATAGAAAACTAAAAGCTTTTGAAGAGCTGCTACATATAATGGATGAATTGCGTTTGAAATGCCCCTGGGATAAGAAACAAACGCTTGAAAGTTTACGGACACTTACAATTGAGGAAACCTATGAGTTGGCTGATGCCATCTTGAAGGATGATAAAGAAGAGATAAAGAAAGAGTTGGGCGATTTGCTTTTGCATATCGTATTTTATGCGAAAATAGGTTCCGAAACCAAGGATTTCAATATTGCCGATGTTTGTAAAGGGATTAGTGAAAAACTAATCTACCGTCACCCACATATTTTTTCTGATGTTCAGGTTACTAATGCACGTGAAGTAGAGGAAAACTGGGAGCAGTTAAAATTGAAAGAAAAAGGAGGGAAGGGTACTGTTCTGGAAGGTGTTCCACAGTCTTTGCCAGCTATGGTGAAAGCGAACCGTATTCAGGATAAGGTAAGAGGTGTTGGTTTTGATTGGGAAGAAAAAGAGCAGGTTTGGGATAAGGTGAAGGAGGAAATTTCGGAACTTGAAAATGAAATTAAAGCAGGAAATCAAGATAAAATTGAACAAGAATTTGGTGATTTGTTTTTTTCGTTAATTAATACAGCACGTTTGTATGGTGTAAATCCAGAGAACGCACTTGAAAGAACGAATCAGAAATTTACCAAGCGTTTCAACTATTTGGAAAGCCAAACCATGGGATTGGGACGCAATTTAAAAGAAATGAGCTTAGAAGAGATGGATGTGATTTGGGAAGAAGCCAAACAGTTCGATAAGTAA
- a CDS encoding voltage-gated chloride channel family protein: MNINKIKKALFSIEQIPSLLYLVKWVFICLLLGAIVGSVSAFFLSSLEWVTNWRESNLWIIALLPIGGFVIGLSYHLYGNSVVKGNNLLLEEFHSPKKIIPFRMAPLVLFGTILTHFFGGSAGREGTAVQIGGAIADRFTKIFNLSKSDRKIVLIAGVSAGFASVFGTPLAGGIFALEVMVLGRIRLEAIIPSFLAAVFSNYFCEIWNISHTHYHITSVAEMNPVNLLWALLAGIIFGLVAMLFSKSTHFWSNLFSKLIKYPPLRPVIGGTILAVAIYFMGTTKYIGLGIPTIVDAFNVDLNSYDFILKLLFTSFTLGAGFKGGEVTPLFYIGATLGNVLVWFIPLPMSMLAGMGFVAVFAGATNTPIACTIMGIELFGIEAGVFIALACSTAYLFSGHSGVYASQIIGSPKNSKYSREKGLQLSDVKNKRSKG, encoded by the coding sequence ATGAATATCAATAAAATTAAAAAAGCCCTTTTTTCTATTGAACAGATTCCATCTTTACTTTACCTCGTAAAATGGGTTTTTATTTGTTTGTTATTAGGAGCTATAGTAGGCAGTGTTTCTGCTTTTTTTCTTTCGAGTTTAGAGTGGGTAACCAATTGGAGAGAGTCAAATTTATGGATCATTGCTTTACTTCCTATTGGTGGATTTGTAATTGGCTTATCTTATCATTTGTATGGCAATAGCGTAGTAAAAGGGAATAATTTATTGCTGGAAGAGTTTCATTCTCCTAAAAAGATTATTCCTTTTCGAATGGCTCCTTTGGTGTTGTTTGGAACTATTCTTACACATTTCTTTGGCGGTTCTGCAGGGCGAGAGGGTACTGCTGTTCAAATAGGTGGTGCAATTGCAGATCGTTTTACAAAAATATTTAATCTCTCAAAAAGTGACAGGAAGATAGTATTGATTGCGGGTGTTAGCGCTGGATTTGCTTCTGTTTTTGGAACGCCACTAGCGGGAGGTATTTTTGCACTAGAGGTAATGGTTTTAGGACGAATTCGCTTGGAAGCCATAATTCCAAGTTTTTTAGCAGCAGTATTCTCAAACTATTTTTGTGAAATTTGGAATATTTCCCATACCCATTACCATATTACATCTGTTGCCGAAATGAATCCCGTAAATCTATTATGGGCATTGTTGGCAGGTATTATTTTTGGACTGGTTGCCATGTTGTTTTCTAAGTCGACTCATTTTTGGAGTAATTTGTTTAGCAAATTGATTAAATATCCACCACTTCGTCCAGTAATTGGTGGTACTATATTAGCTGTTGCAATCTATTTTATGGGCACTACCAAATACATTGGCTTGGGTATTCCAACAATTGTAGATGCTTTTAATGTTGATCTGAACTCCTACGATTTTATTTTAAAGCTGTTGTTTACCTCTTTTACTTTAGGAGCAGGTTTTAAAGGTGGGGAAGTAACACCTCTATTTTACATTGGAGCTACCTTAGGAAATGTGCTGGTTTGGTTTATTCCATTACCCATGAGTATGCTCGCAGGAATGGGATTTGTAGCCGTTTTTGCGGGAGCAACAAATACACCTATTGCTTGTACAATAATGGGAATTGAATTGTTTGGTATCGAAGCAGGGGTTTTTATTGCACTGGCTTGTAGTACAGCCTATTTATTTTCTGGTCATTCGGGTGTTTACGCTTCTCAAATTATTGGGAGTCCTAAAAATAGTAAATACAGCCGTGAAAAGGGATTACAGCTTTCTGATGTTAAAAATAAAAGGAGTAAAGGATGA
- a CDS encoding DUF190 domain-containing protein — translation MKEFVTLRIYFEYGQKTKEHSFWKKLHSGGFDRELLKRAKAFDLHQVLNFTVSKGYFNHAEIQWGRSESMHFRHPQVIEIIDTENRIMDFVKKEEILLQETKLVMVKNEIVLL, via the coding sequence ATGAAAGAATTTGTAACGTTAAGAATTTATTTTGAGTACGGTCAGAAAACAAAAGAGCATTCTTTCTGGAAGAAGCTACATTCTGGAGGTTTTGATCGGGAATTACTCAAAAGAGCAAAGGCTTTCGACTTGCATCAGGTTTTGAATTTTACGGTAAGTAAAGGCTATTTTAATCATGCTGAAATTCAGTGGGGACGAAGTGAAAGTATGCATTTTAGACATCCGCAGGTGATTGAAATAATCGATACCGAAAATAGGATTATGGATTTTGTGAAGAAAGAAGAAATTTTGCTTCAGGAAACCAAACTAGTGATGGTGAAAAACGAAATTGTGCTGCTCTGA
- a CDS encoding TRM11 family SAM-dependent methyltransferase, translating into MHQNKYIYTFIYDNTQRELCKLESRCIFDKEEKNKLLFSDKKVEPSSSAFIRKRLEISLFSEDYSSLIKEIKNKNIRIDGFKVEYLILDGDTTKYAERLEKLREIGYSIDGDPEYYNPTITYALCYYEGIWYFGMLIKNDIAWHKHKQKPCSYSNSISMHIAKALVNIAAKANKETKLLDACCGVGTIMLEACFAGNNIEGCDINEKICNHARENLSHFNYTANVYHSDIKDISRRYEAAIIDLPYNLFTSATDSDISHIIESAAEITDRLIIVSTSDIKGLIHKTGFKISDYCSVSKRGKVNFARKIWVCEKNN; encoded by the coding sequence ATGCATCAGAACAAATATATATATACTTTTATTTATGACAATACTCAACGCGAGTTATGCAAGCTTGAATCGAGATGTATTTTTGATAAAGAAGAAAAGAATAAATTGCTTTTCTCTGATAAAAAAGTAGAACCTTCAAGTAGTGCTTTTATAAGAAAAAGACTTGAAATTAGTTTATTCTCTGAAGATTATTCTTCGCTAATAAAAGAAATTAAGAACAAAAATATACGCATTGATGGTTTCAAAGTTGAATATTTGATTTTGGATGGTGATACAACTAAATATGCTGAGCGACTTGAAAAGTTGAGAGAAATAGGTTACAGTATTGATGGAGATCCTGAATATTATAACCCAACAATAACTTATGCTTTATGCTATTACGAAGGTATTTGGTATTTTGGCATGTTGATTAAAAACGATATTGCCTGGCATAAACACAAGCAAAAACCCTGCTCATACAGTAACTCAATAAGTATGCATATTGCCAAAGCTCTTGTCAATATTGCAGCAAAGGCAAACAAAGAGACAAAACTACTAGATGCATGTTGTGGTGTTGGTACAATAATGTTAGAAGCCTGTTTTGCAGGAAATAATATTGAGGGCTGCGACATTAACGAGAAGATATGTAATCATGCACGAGAAAATCTTTCTCATTTCAACTATACGGCAAATGTCTATCATTCCGATATAAAAGACATTAGCAGAAGGTATGAGGCTGCCATTATCGACCTGCCCTATAATTTGTTCACCAGTGCAACTGATTCTGATATCTCACACATTATTGAGTCGGCTGCAGAAATCACAGATCGACTCATTATTGTGTCTACCTCCGATATCAAAGGTTTAATCCACAAGACAGGATTCAAAATATCAGATTATTGCAGCGTTAGTAAAAGAGGGAAAGTAAATTTTGCTAGAAAAATATGGGTTTGCGAAAAGAATAATTAA
- a CDS encoding class I SAM-dependent methyltransferase, with product MESNYKVGDLIYDANIYDGMNTNLADLEFYKRWLPKNKDARILELCCGTGRLTIPIAKAGYDICGVDYTSSMLEQAKVKASEEGVKIEFIEADIRTLDLPEKYDLIFIPFNSIHHLYKNEDLFKAFNVVKNHLKEGGLFLLDCFNPNIQFIVEGEKEQKEIAEYTSKDGREILIKQIMRYENKTQINLIEWHYFINGEFNSIQNLDMRLFFPQELDSYLEWNGFNIIHKFGDFEEKAFNDNSEKQIFVCQ from the coding sequence ATGGAAAGTAATTATAAAGTTGGTGATTTAATTTATGATGCGAATATTTATGATGGAATGAATACCAACCTAGCTGATTTGGAATTTTACAAGCGGTGGCTGCCAAAAAATAAGGATGCCCGTATACTTGAACTTTGCTGTGGCACAGGTAGGCTTACTATTCCAATTGCAAAGGCTGGATATGATATCTGTGGTGTAGATTACACTTCTTCAATGCTTGAACAGGCAAAAGTAAAAGCTTCCGAAGAAGGAGTAAAGATAGAATTTATTGAAGCAGATATTAGAACTTTAGATTTGCCGGAAAAATACGACCTTATTTTTATTCCATTTAATTCAATCCATCATTTATACAAAAATGAAGATTTATTTAAGGCATTTAATGTTGTGAAAAATCATCTCAAAGAAGGAGGCTTATTTCTTTTAGATTGCTTTAACCCAAATATTCAATTTATCGTTGAAGGTGAAAAAGAACAAAAAGAAATAGCTGAATATACAAGCAAGGATGGAAGAGAAATATTGATAAAGCAGATAATGCGATATGAAAATAAAACTCAAATTAACCTCATAGAATGGCATTATTTTATAAATGGTGAGTTTAATTCTATTCAAAATTTGGATATGAGACTGTTTTTCCCTCAAGAATTAGATTCATACCTGGAATGGAATGGTTTTAATATTATCCATAAGTTTGGAGATTTTGAAGAAAAAGCATTTAATGATAATTCCGAAAAACAGATATTTGTTTGTCAATAA
- a CDS encoding DUF6144 family protein encodes MKYQETGRFGRLTKNLRKQGFEAEMEKILHDSKDFQKLNKKQQTKYIETVMDRMVDAIGQSKTNNVLFACGEQCCGKSWSTFVKKIWTNSESLENFFENLNEEEEKYNTSISYDHLKHSIKVNRTKCICGLINKGEHFVDNNSYCNCSTGHMSKFFNSVFSVKKISLIKTIYNGADKCEWNIVLNE; translated from the coding sequence ATGAAATATCAAGAGACAGGAAGATTTGGACGGCTTACCAAAAATCTTCGAAAGCAAGGTTTTGAAGCAGAAATGGAAAAAATACTGCACGACTCAAAAGATTTTCAAAAGCTGAACAAAAAGCAGCAAACAAAATACATTGAAACAGTAATGGACAGAATGGTAGATGCAATTGGACAAAGCAAAACCAATAATGTTTTGTTTGCTTGTGGAGAACAGTGTTGTGGAAAATCGTGGTCTACTTTTGTGAAGAAAATTTGGACCAATTCCGAATCACTTGAAAACTTCTTTGAAAACTTAAATGAAGAGGAAGAAAAATACAATACCTCTATTTCCTATGACCATTTGAAACATTCAATAAAAGTAAATAGAACGAAGTGTATCTGCGGTCTCATAAATAAAGGAGAGCATTTTGTAGACAATAATAGCTATTGCAATTGTAGCACCGGTCATATGTCTAAATTCTTCAATTCTGTTTTCTCTGTTAAAAAAATCAGCCTGATTAAAACAATTTATAATGGAGCCGATAAATGTGAATGGAATATCGTATTAAACGAATAA
- a CDS encoding class I SAM-dependent methyltransferase codes for MSQDCPLCNNKSSIFHEEKNRIYYQCGTCFGIFVNTKSLPTIEVEQSHYEKHNNDVEDKGYQNFVSPITKSILQDYTKENVGLDFGAGTGPVISKVLNDHDFCIKQYDPYFHIYPELLKDQYDYIASCEVIEHFYYPHKEFNLLKSLLKPSGKLYCMTHIYDESIPFTNWYYKNDPTHVFIYHKNTFAWIKKEFGFSEIVINDRLIVFSV; via the coding sequence ATGTCGCAAGATTGTCCGCTTTGTAATAATAAATCAAGCATCTTTCATGAAGAAAAAAACCGTATTTATTATCAATGCGGCACATGTTTCGGGATATTTGTAAATACCAAATCTTTACCTACAATAGAAGTTGAGCAATCTCATTACGAAAAGCACAACAACGACGTTGAAGACAAAGGATATCAAAATTTCGTTTCTCCAATTACAAAGTCTATTCTTCAGGATTACACAAAGGAGAACGTAGGATTGGATTTTGGCGCAGGTACAGGTCCTGTAATATCAAAGGTTCTAAATGATCATGATTTTTGCATCAAACAGTACGATCCTTACTTTCACATTTATCCTGAATTATTAAAAGATCAGTACGACTACATTGCCTCATGCGAAGTAATTGAACATTTTTATTATCCGCACAAAGAATTTAACCTACTAAAGAGTTTACTCAAACCCAGTGGGAAACTTTATTGCATGACACACATTTACGACGAGAGTATTCCTTTTACAAATTGGTATTACAAAAACGATCCCACACACGTATTTATCTATCACAAGAATACATTTGCGTGGATTAAAAAAGAATTTGGCTTTTCTGAAATCGTTATTAACGATCGGTTAATTGTGTTTTCTGTTTAA
- a CDS encoding VF530 family protein → MENREQNNNPLHGVKLVDILEFLVGYYGWEELGNMININCFTSDPSIKSSLKFLRRTPWARDKVENLYLKCVKKH, encoded by the coding sequence ATGGAAAACAGAGAACAAAACAACAATCCACTACATGGCGTTAAGTTGGTAGATATATTGGAATTTTTAGTGGGTTATTACGGATGGGAAGAATTGGGAAACATGATCAATATCAACTGTTTCACGAGCGATCCTTCCATTAAGTCGAGCCTTAAGTTTTTACGAAGAACACCATGGGCGCGAGATAAAGTAGAAAACCTATACCTAAAATGCGTTAAAAAACATTAA